CTGTGGGCATCGCGCATGACGTTACCGACCTGAAAAATATGCTGACCGAGCTTGAGATCGTGCTTGGCAGCATGCCCTTCGGCATTTTGATAAAGGACAGCGACGGCACTATTGCGAGCGCTAATGAAAGGTTCCTGCGTTATTTCGGACTTGAGGAAGGGCAGATACTGGGGCGTAATTACGCCGTCTGGAAGCATGATACGCTTGGCGGCAATATGCGGATAACTGATGATGGCGTCGCGGAGGCTGCCATAGATATCAACGGCGATAAAATGATATTGGAGATCCTGCGGGAAGAGATACGGGATATCTTTGAAAATCAGGTTGGGGAGCTCTATATCTACCGTGACGTGACGACGGAGCGTATGCTTGAGGCCCAGGTGCTCCACGATTCAAACACGGATTTTCTTACCGGACTGTACAACCGGCGCTATTTTTACGAATATGTGAATAAGAACCGCGGGCGTAGGCCCATTTGTTTCATATACATAGACCTCGATAACTTTAAGAAGGTCAACGACACGCACGGCCATCAGGCAGGCGATGAAGCGCTCGTCGCCACCGCCGATATCCTGCGTTCCTGTTTCCCTGACGCCTTTATCGCGCGGCTTGGCGGCGATGAATTTATCATTTCTTTGATCGGAGACTGCGAGATCGCCGCGGTGGAAAAACGCGCCGGATCGCTGCTGCGGAATATGAACGAGGCATTCAGCCACCACCCGCTCTTCAATATCCTCTCCGGAAGCATCGGCATCGCGAGGACGGAGGACCCCTCGGTCGATATAGATACGCTGCTGCGGCAGAGCGACATCGCCCTATATGAGGTGAAGCGCGGCGGCCGCGCCGGCTACTGTGTCTTTCCGCTTAAGTGCTCCTCCATGCCGGGATGACTGCCGGTCTCTGTTTTAGGATATGCGAAAAAGCCGCGCTGTGAGGCGCGGCTTTTTGTGTGGAAAAATTTTGTACCCGAATAGCTGGTGCGGCTTTTGCGTAAGGTTACGCCTTCACCCCAACCATGATGTCGGAGGCTTTGATTATCGCGCAGACCTCTTTGCCCTCTTTGAGGCAGAGGCGTTCGGTGCTGGCCTTGGTGATGATGGAGGCGATCTTTTCGCCGCCGGCGAGGGTCACGAGGATCTCGCAGTTTACCGCTCCCTCTGTCACGGCGGTGATTTTGCCTTTGAGCTGGTTGCGTGCCGAGAGCTTCAGCCCGCCCTCGCCTTCGCCGATCATCACGTTTGAGGCTTTGATCACCGCATAGGCTTCGGCGCCCTCTTTGAGGCCGAGGTTCTCGCAGCTGGTCTCGGTGATGATTGAGGTGAGCATCGTGCCGTCCGCGAGGCGAAGCGATACTTCGTCGTTGACGGCTCCCTTTTTAACAGCGGCAACAGTAGCTTTTAGCTGATTGCGTGCACTAAGATTCATGAAAAATCTCTCCTTTTTTATATCGATACTATATTATCTATTATTGCCCGGTTTATCTGCGTTGTCAAGTTTAAGCGCATAAAAATTCCTTTTTTGCGCCGTCTATTTTATCCTCGTGGCCCTCGTCGAGTTGAGGATCGCGAGCAGCGCGACGCCGACGTCGGCGAATACCGCCTCCCATAGGCCTGCTAGCCCCGCGACGCCGAAGATAAGGAATATACCCTTCACGCCGAGAGCCATCACGACGTTTTCCCAGACGATGGCGCGCGTCTTTTTCGCGATGCGCAGCAGATCCGCCACTTTGGCGGGGGAGTCGTCGAGTATCACGGCGTCGGCCACCTCGACGGCGACCTGCGAGCCGAAGCCGCCCATGGCGATCCCCGTTTCGGAGGTGACGAGCACGGGGCCGTCGTTAACGCCGTCACCGACATATATCGTCTTTTTTGTGTCGCCGTGACAGATGTCTTTCAGCGCGTCGACCTTGTCGCCCGGCAGCAGCTCCGCCTTGTAACCGTCAAGCTTCAGCTCTCTCGCGACCGCCGTCGCCGTATCGTTGCGGTCTCCCGTCAGCATGTAGACGCCTTTGATGCCGAGGCGGCGCAGTTCGGCGACTGTCTCCGCCGATTCGGGGCGTATCTCGTCGGCGACGACCATCGAGCCCATGTATCTGCTGTTTTTCATGACATGAACGATGGTGCCATGTTCGCCTATCTCCGGCGCCGTCACGCCGAAATCCGCCATCAGCGCGGCGTTGCCCGAGGCGACTGTGTCGCCGCCGAGACGGCAGATCATTCCCTTGCCCGGTATCTGTGTTATCGAGGCGCCAGCGGGAACGGGGCGTTCGCCGGCGGCGGCCATGATCGATTTCGCCACCGGATGGGTGGATCCGTTTTCCGCCAGCGCCGCGGTGTCGAGCAGCTCGCGTTCGCTTACCCCCGGGGCTGGCAGAGTCTTGGCCAGCCTGAACCGTCCGTATGTGAGGGTGCCGGTCTTGTCGAATACCGCGATATCGACATTGCCCACGGCGTCGAATACGTTCGCCCCTTTCACGAGGATGCCGTTCTTGGAGGCCGCGCCGATGCCGCCGAAGTAGCCGAGCGGTATCGAGATGACGAGCGCGCAGGGGCAGGAGATGACGAGCAGGACCAGCCCGCGGTATATCCATTCGTGCCAGCTGCCGTAACCCGCCAGCGGAGGCAGGGTCATCACCGCGGCGGCGAGGAAGAACACGGCGGGGGTGTACCACTTGGAGAATCTGGTGATGAAGCGCTCCGTCGGAGACTTGCGTTCGACGGCGTTCTGCACCATTTCAAGCATCCGCGCGATGGTCGAATCCTCAAAGGGCCCCGCCGCCTCGATTAACAGCAGCCCGTCGAGCGAGAGCGTGCCTCCGTGTACCTCGCTGCCACTTGACACGGCGGCGGGCATGGATTCGCCGGTGATCGCCGAGGCGTCGATCTGCGAGACGCCGTTTACCACATGGCCGTCGATGGGGATTATCTCTCCGGGAAGCACCTGCACGATGTCTCCCTTCACGATCTCCTTCGGGTCCTTTTCAACGATCTTATCGCCGACCACCAGCCGCGCCGTCATCGGTTTCTGCGCGAGCAGCGCCTTTATCGAGCGGCGGGAGTTGGCGGAGGCGCGTTCCTGAAATGCCTCGCCAAGGCGGTAGAAGAGCATGACTCCGACCGCCTCCGACATCTCGCCGATGGCGATCGCGGCCAGCGTCGCGCCGCCCATCAGCGTGAACTCGTTGAAGATATCGCCTTTGAAGAGCGCTTTGAGGGCCGTCTTTAAGACGGGAACGCCAGTCGCGAGGTAGAGGATGATGAAGAGGGCATTGAAGAGCCAGGCTGGCGCGATCTGCGGCGCGAGCTCCTCAAGCAGCAGCGCGGCTAAAAAGATGACGCCCGCGACCGCGAGAAAGGTTATCTCACGGCGGAACTCGGCCTGCTGTTCCCTCTCGTCCTCTTCGTTTTCGCTGAATATATTGTCGAGCGCATGGCACGAGGCGCAGCCGCAGCCGCTGTCATGTCCGTGTACGTGGTGGTGCGCATGATGATCGTCGCGGCCCCTGCATTCGGGATCGCAGCAGCCATGCACCCGGCATTCATGTTCGTCTTCGTGATGATGGTCGTGGCTCATGTTTTCTTTTATCTCCCGTAAGAAAGGGCCGCCCGAAAGCGGCCCTTTTGAATTTTATGCGAACTCTATCGTGTCCCCGCTTCTGACCTTTCCGCCCTTTATCACCTTGGTAAAGATGCCCTTCTTCGGCATTATGCACTCGCCCGTCTGCTTAAAGACCTCGCAGTGCGAATGGCACTCTTTGCCGATCTGCGAGACCTCGAGCAGCGTCTCGCCGACCTTGAGCCTGTCGCCGATCTTGAGCTGGCCGAGGTCGAAGCCCTCGGTAGTGAGGTTCTCGGCGAAGCTGCCCGGTACTAGGTTCGGCAGTTTGGCCATCATCGTGCGGATGTCTTCCATCGAGATGAGGCTTACCTGGCGGTGCATAAATCCCGCGTGGGCGTCGCCCTCGAGGCCGATGCCCTCGATGAGCGTGCCCTCGCCGATCTCATGCTTTATCATGCCCTTTTTAGGGGCGCTGCAGACGGCGATTATCTTACCCTTTTTATTCTGCAACACGGTGGTCCTCGCTTACGAAGCGCTCCTCTTCCTCTTCCTCATGGCCGCCGCAGGCACCGCCGCACGCCGTGCAGTTGCCGGGGAAGGCCAGTCCTTCGGGCAGCTTCCCGTCTTTGCGCATATAGTAGTCGGCCACCGCCGCCTGGATGCCCTCCTGCGCGAGCAGCGAGCAGTGGAGCTTCACGGGGGGCAGTCCGCCCAGGGCGTCGGCGACGTCCTTGTTGTTTATCTTGAGAGCTTCGGCAATCGTCTTGCCTTTCGCGAGCTCCGTCACCATCGAGCTGGTGGCGATTGCCGCCGCGCAGCCGAAGGTTTCAAATCTAATGTCCTCGATCACCTCGGTCTCGGGGTTAATCTTGAGGTAAATTTTCATTACGTCTCCGCAGGTGGGGTTTCCGACCTCGCCGATCGCGTTCGCGTCGTCGAGCTTGCCCGCGTTGCGCGGATTCATGAAATAATCTACTACTTTCTGGTTGTACATGACATCATCTCCTCATCCTGGTTACTTTTTATAAAACGGCGACATCGCGCGGAGCTTTTCCACTATCTCGGGGAACTTCTCAAGCACGTAGTCGATATCTTCTTTTGTCGTGTCGTGGCTCATCGTGAGACGCACCGAACCGTGCGCCGTAGTGTGGTCGAGCCCGGTGGCGAGCAGCACGTAGCTCGCTTCAAGACTGCCGGAGGTGCAGGCTGAGCCGCTGGAGGCGGCGATGCCCGCCGCGTCGAGCAGAAGCAGCATGCCCTCTCCCTCGATGTATTTGACCGTAAAGCTCGTGTGGAAGGGCAGGCGGGCGTCTCCTGTAGCTCCCGTGAGATGCGACTCCGGTATCCTTGAAAGGACGCCGTTGATGAAATAGTCGCGCAGCTGCGCGAGCTTCTTGTCATCGCCGCGCTCCAGACGCTCCTTCGCGATCTCCACCGCCACGCCGAAGCCGACGATCCCGGGAACGTTTTCCGTTCCGGAGCGGAGTCCAAACTCCTGACCGCCGCCGTGGAGTGTCGGGATCAGCTTGACGCCCCTGCGGACATAGAGCGCGCCGAGCCCCTTCGGGCCGTACATTTTGTGCGCCGCCATCGTCATCATGTCTATTGGCAGCTGCTCTACGTCGATCTTGATATGTCCCGCCGCCTGCACGCCGTCGACATGGAACATTACGCCGTGCCTGCGGCAGACCTCGCCGAGCTCCTTAACGGGCTGGATCGTACCGATCTCGTTGTTGGCGAACATGATCGTCGCCAGTATCGTATCGGGACGGATCGCCGCCTCAAGGTCGGCGGGAGAGACAAATCCCTTGCCGTCGACGGGGAGGATCGTATATTCAAAGCCCATCTTACCAAGCCATTTGACGGTGTCGAGGATGGCGTGGTGTTCGATGGAGCTCGTGATTATATGGCTGCCCTTGCCCTTCTCTTTCAGCGCCCAGGCCGCCCCCTTGATAGCCAGGTTGTCGGCCTCGCTGCCGGCGCCTGTGAAGATGATGTCTGTGGGCTTTGCGTTTATCAGCGACGCCACCTGCGCGCGCGCGTTGTCTATAGCCGTGCGCGCCTCGCGCCCGAACTTATGGAGGCTGTTGGGGTTGCCGTACTTCTCGGAGAAATAGGGAAGCATCGCCTCCGTTACCCTTGGATCTACTTTTGTCGTTGCCGAGTTGTCAAGATATACTTCACGTGGTGCCATGCCAGTTCACCTCATAGAATTTAATTTTTATTCTTCTTGCCGCACCAGCAGTCCGGCCGGTGGCAGCTGTTATCCGACTGATTGACGAGGTCCTGAAAGGTGGTGCCGTCGTAGACGGCCTCAAGTGCCTCGCGCGCTTTGTCCCAGAGCGGCCGGAAGACGCAGTCCTCGTATAGCGAACAGTCGTCGTCCATGCGCGTCCCGCACTCCACAGGGCCGAGAGGACCCTGAATGAAGCGTATCACCTCGCCGACCGTTATCGCATCGGCAGGCTTCGCAAGAAAATATCCGCCATCCTTGCCGCGCGCGGAGTCTACTACACCGGCGCTTTTCAGACTGCTCAGAATATTTTCAAGAAAGCGAACGGGAATATTCTGCGCCTCGGCGACGGCGCCGATCTTGCAGGGGCCGTCTGTCTGACGGCGCGCAAGTTCATATATCGCTCTCAGTGCGTATTGACATTTTTGTGTGATCGCCATAATCCTCACCTTCTCTACCAACTTGGTGTAGATTACAATGCCCTGATATATTTGTCAAGAGCGGAGAGGGCGATTCTCGGGTAATTTTTTCTCTTTGCCCTGCCGCCGGGTATCTCCCGATGCCGTATAATATAGACGAAAACTTTTGAAGGGGCTGTTTCGATGAAACTTGTCACGATAAGGAACAATGGAAAGGAAGTCGCCGCGGTGGTTATCGAACGCGGTTTTGTGAGGATAGATACGCTTAACGAGGAAAAACGTTCCGACTGGCCGGAGAGGCTGGAAGAGCTTGTCTCCGGCGGGCATGCGGAGCTGCTCAACCGCTGGTATCTTGCTGGCGGCAGGACGATCCTTGAGAATATCAGCCGTAAGCTGATAGTGACGCCGGAGGCGGCGGAGGTCATCGGCGAGGTCTATAAGACTGCCGACGAGGATTAGAAGGGAGAACTGCGGAGGCGGTGACGGGGCCGCCGCTCCTTTTTTATCCGTTATCGCGGCCTGTTCCACGATTAGGCGAAATGGCCGTTTTTGCGGTAGGCAAAGAGCCGGAGCGCAATATTTTATCGGTGCTAGGATTATCGGCAAATACAGTCATTATATCCAAAGGGAAGAGGGTATAGAGTAATGGGAGAGAAAAAAATTACCATATTGAAGGACGGTCCCTACGAGGTGACGGGCGGCGTGCCCCTCAATGAGATGAGGATCGTTCCCAACGAGCGCGGAGAGTCCGTGGCCTGGATGAAGACAAGGGAATATCCGCCGCAGGAGAGCTACCATCTCTGCCGCTGCGGCCATTCAAAAAACAGGCCCTTCTGTGACGGCACGCACGCAAAGATACATTTCGACGGTACGGAGACGGCGGAAAATATCCCCTACGACGAGTCCTGCGAGATATATGAGGGCGACGGGATGACGCTGATGGATAAGAGGGAGCTCTGCGCCTTCGCGCGTTTCTGCGACCCCAACGGACAGGTGTGGGGGCTAATAGAGGACCGGAAAAACGCGGATCTCGCCGTTGAAGAGGCCTGTAACTGTCCCGCGGGGCGGCTTACGGTCGTGATAGACGGTGAGAAGGCCGAGGCGGAGCTTCCGCAGGAGATATCGCTTATAGATGACCACCCGAAGGGCAAACGCGGCCCCATATGGGTGAGGGGCGGCATTCCTATCATCGGTTCCGACGGCACGCGGTACGAGGTGAGAAACAGGGTGACGCTCTGCCGCTGCGGGCAGTCGCGCAACAAACCCTTCTGTGACGCCTCGCATATGACCGACCCTGAATCCGACGAGGATTAAGAGCCTTGATAGAGAGGGCCTGAGCGCATAAAAATAGAAAAGCCCGCTCAATGAGAGCGGGCTTTTCTGTATCTTTTAGTAGTTCTTAGAAGCCGGAGCCGTCGGTAGCGAACATGTTTTCGTAGGAGCCGGGGATCTGGAGTTTTTTGCGCAGCTGTATCTTCGGCATGCCGACGACGACGAGTCCCGACGAGGGGTCCACATGATAACGTTCGGCGTCAGCCTCTGGGTCGAAGCCTATTGAGGTGCCGTCCGGTATTACGTTATACGCGTCGACGATCACGCGGCGCAGACGGCAGTTTTCACCGATATGGACGTTCTGCCCGATGATCGTCTCTTCGATTACGGAGCCGGAGTTTATCACGCAGTTGCGCGAGAGCACGCTCTTGCGCACATACGCGCCAAGCACGCGGCTCGCCTCTGCACGGAGGCATCCGTCCACCGAGCAGGAGTGGTCGTTGGCGGGGTAGGTGAATCCCGGCGGATCCGAATAGGATACGGTTCTGATGGGCCACTGCTGGTTGTAGAGCGAGAGCGCCGAGGGGTGGCGCAGCAGGTCCATGTGCGCCTCCCAGTAGGCCTTGATGCTTCCCACGTCCTTCCAATAGGGGCGGTCGTCGCCGGGCAGTTTGTTGGTCGAAAAGTCGTAGGCCATGAGCTTGTAGCCCTTGAAGAGCATCGGCAGGATGTCGCGCCCGAAGTCGTGGGTGCTGTCCTTGCGCTCGTTGTCTGAGAGGACCGATTCTTCGAGGATCTCGCGCTCAAAGATGTAGTTGCCCATGGAGACGAAGCTGTAGCCGGGGCGTCCGGGAATCTCGGGGGGAACGGCGGGCTTCTCCACGAAATCTATGATGCGTCCCTCCGTGTCTGTCGCTATGCAGCCGAACTGGCTCGCCTCCGAGGAGGGGACGACGTAGGCCGCCACGGTGATGTCAGCGTTGTTGTCCATGTGATACGCCAGCATCTGCTCAACATCCATCTTGTAGATGTGGTCCGCGGCGAAGATGCAGATGCAGTCAGCGTCAAATAGCGTCACAAGGTGCATATTCTGAAAGATCGCGTCCGCCGTGCCTTCATACCAGCGTTCGCCGTCCCACATCTGCGCGGGGACGACATTGACGAAGAAGTCACGGCCGCGCAGCGCGCTCCCGAACTGCCAGCCCTTGCCGATATGCTCATGGAGCGACTGGCTCTTGAACTGAATGAGGCAGTAGATTGAAAAGAGCCCGCTGTTTACCATATTAGAGAGGGCGAAATCTATGATGCGGTATTTTGCGGCGAAGGGAACGGCCGGCTTAGCCCGATACCTTGTCAAAGGCATCAGGCGCTCGCCCTTTCCTCCTGCAAGGACCATTCCCAGTACGCGCCCATATTTTCCGTGAATCATAAAGATGACCTCCTTTTCAAAGGATTACGACTATGAAACTAGTTCTTATTGCCAGCGCCTATCTTATTAGACGTTATTATAGTCCATTTAAATATAAACGTCTATTAATCGGCGGTGATGACATCCCTGTACAGCGCCGCATATTCCTTCGCCGACGCGTTCCAGGAGAAGTCCTCCTTCATCGCGTTTCTTACGATTCTGTTCCATCGTTCGGGCTCCTCTTTTGCCGTGAGGGCGCGGTTGAGCGCCGCTTCCAGCTCGGAGATGCTGTAGTCGGCAAAGAGAAAACCGGTGCCGTCAGGCGAACTGTCAGCGTCGATGACGGTGTCGGCGAGGCCGCCGGTGGCGCGCGCCACCGGAACTGTGCCGTAGGCGAAGGCGATGAGCTGTGAAAGGCCGCAGGGCTCAAATAGGGAGGGCATCAGCAGGATGTCTCCCGCGGCGTAGGCTAGATGCGCCCTCTCCTCGCTGAAGGCCGTCACCGTGCGTACCGATGCGGAGTGAGCTGTCTCGAAGT
This is a stretch of genomic DNA from Cloacibacillus sp.. It encodes these proteins:
- a CDS encoding diguanylate cyclase; this encodes MWLAMYHYCLKIHIYGGDAALESELQAVAPLERFEHEIRIFDHITVESLAECDVAVFDLPVERPCRELRGICKKGAELVFCADLREGLPEWAADFDDIWQRPFTPGLTGFHFRRLLERIKLKKDKWFVSNCLDVAMDSVPDLIWFKDVRGAHLKVNNAFCSAVGKTKNDVQGRGHYYIWDLKQEEYEQGEYVCLETEEIVLREKKTRAFDEKVKSKHGLRQFKTYKSPIFDEDHQVVGTVGIAHDVTDLKNMLTELEIVLGSMPFGILIKDSDGTIASANERFLRYFGLEEGQILGRNYAVWKHDTLGGNMRITDDGVAEAAIDINGDKMILEILREEIRDIFENQVGELYIYRDVTTERMLEAQVLHDSNTDFLTGLYNRRYFYEYVNKNRGRRPICFIYIDLDNFKKVNDTHGHQAGDEALVATADILRSCFPDAFIARLGGDEFIISLIGDCEIAAVEKRAGSLLRNMNEAFSHHPLFNILSGSIGIARTEDPSVDIDTLLRQSDIALYEVKRGGRAGYCVFPLKCSSMPG
- a CDS encoding TOBE domain-containing protein, translating into MNLSARNQLKATVAAVKKGAVNDEVSLRLADGTMLTSIITETSCENLGLKEGAEAYAVIKASNVMIGEGEGGLKLSARNQLKGKITAVTEGAVNCEILVTLAGGEKIASIITKASTERLCLKEGKEVCAIIKASDIMVGVKA
- a CDS encoding heavy metal translocating P-type ATPase — protein: MSHDHHHEDEHECRVHGCCDPECRGRDDHHAHHHVHGHDSGCGCASCHALDNIFSENEEDEREQQAEFRREITFLAVAGVIFLAALLLEELAPQIAPAWLFNALFIILYLATGVPVLKTALKALFKGDIFNEFTLMGGATLAAIAIGEMSEAVGVMLFYRLGEAFQERASANSRRSIKALLAQKPMTARLVVGDKIVEKDPKEIVKGDIVQVLPGEIIPIDGHVVNGVSQIDASAITGESMPAAVSSGSEVHGGTLSLDGLLLIEAAGPFEDSTIARMLEMVQNAVERKSPTERFITRFSKWYTPAVFFLAAAVMTLPPLAGYGSWHEWIYRGLVLLVISCPCALVISIPLGYFGGIGAASKNGILVKGANVFDAVGNVDIAVFDKTGTLTYGRFRLAKTLPAPGVSERELLDTAALAENGSTHPVAKSIMAAAGERPVPAGASITQIPGKGMICRLGGDTVASGNAALMADFGVTAPEIGEHGTIVHVMKNSRYMGSMVVADEIRPESAETVAELRRLGIKGVYMLTGDRNDTATAVARELKLDGYKAELLPGDKVDALKDICHGDTKKTIYVGDGVNDGPVLVTSETGIAMGGFGSQVAVEVADAVILDDSPAKVADLLRIAKKTRAIVWENVVMALGVKGIFLIFGVAGLAGLWEAVFADVGVALLAILNSTRATRIK
- a CDS encoding MOSC domain-containing protein, with amino-acid sequence MQNKKGKIIAVCSAPKKGMIKHEIGEGTLIEGIGLEGDAHAGFMHRQVSLISMEDIRTMMAKLPNLVPGSFAENLTTEGFDLGQLKIGDRLKVGETLLEVSQIGKECHSHCEVFKQTGECIMPKKGIFTKVIKGGKVRSGDTIEFA
- a CDS encoding iron-sulfur cluster assembly scaffold protein produces the protein MYNQKVVDYFMNPRNAGKLDDANAIGEVGNPTCGDVMKIYLKINPETEVIEDIRFETFGCAAAIATSSMVTELAKGKTIAEALKINNKDVADALGGLPPVKLHCSLLAQEGIQAAVADYYMRKDGKLPEGLAFPGNCTACGGACGGHEEEEEERFVSEDHRVAE
- the nifS gene encoding cysteine desulfurase NifS; protein product: MAPREVYLDNSATTKVDPRVTEAMLPYFSEKYGNPNSLHKFGREARTAIDNARAQVASLINAKPTDIIFTGAGSEADNLAIKGAAWALKEKGKGSHIITSSIEHHAILDTVKWLGKMGFEYTILPVDGKGFVSPADLEAAIRPDTILATIMFANNEIGTIQPVKELGEVCRRHGVMFHVDGVQAAGHIKIDVEQLPIDMMTMAAHKMYGPKGLGALYVRRGVKLIPTLHGGGQEFGLRSGTENVPGIVGFGVAVEIAKERLERGDDKKLAQLRDYFINGVLSRIPESHLTGATGDARLPFHTSFTVKYIEGEGMLLLLDAAGIAASSGSACTSGSLEASYVLLATGLDHTTAHGSVRLTMSHDTTKEDIDYVLEKFPEIVEKLRAMSPFYKK
- a CDS encoding Rrf2 family transcriptional regulator, with translation MAITQKCQYALRAIYELARRQTDGPCKIGAVAEAQNIPVRFLENILSSLKSAGVVDSARGKDGGYFLAKPADAITVGEVIRFIQGPLGPVECGTRMDDDCSLYEDCVFRPLWDKAREALEAVYDGTTFQDLVNQSDNSCHRPDCWCGKKNKN
- a CDS encoding CDGSH iron-sulfur domain-containing protein — protein: MGEKKITILKDGPYEVTGGVPLNEMRIVPNERGESVAWMKTREYPPQESYHLCRCGHSKNRPFCDGTHAKIHFDGTETAENIPYDESCEIYEGDGMTLMDKRELCAFARFCDPNGQVWGLIEDRKNADLAVEEACNCPAGRLTVVIDGEKAEAELPQEISLIDDHPKGKRGPIWVRGGIPIIGSDGTRYEVRNRVTLCRCGQSRNKPFCDASHMTDPESDED
- the glgC gene encoding glucose-1-phosphate adenylyltransferase, with translation MIHGKYGRVLGMVLAGGKGERLMPLTRYRAKPAVPFAAKYRIIDFALSNMVNSGLFSIYCLIQFKSQSLHEHIGKGWQFGSALRGRDFFVNVVPAQMWDGERWYEGTADAIFQNMHLVTLFDADCICIFAADHIYKMDVEQMLAYHMDNNADITVAAYVVPSSEASQFGCIATDTEGRIIDFVEKPAVPPEIPGRPGYSFVSMGNYIFEREILEESVLSDNERKDSTHDFGRDILPMLFKGYKLMAYDFSTNKLPGDDRPYWKDVGSIKAYWEAHMDLLRHPSALSLYNQQWPIRTVSYSDPPGFTYPANDHSCSVDGCLRAEASRVLGAYVRKSVLSRNCVINSGSVIEETIIGQNVHIGENCRLRRVIVDAYNVIPDGTSIGFDPEADAERYHVDPSSGLVVVGMPKIQLRKKLQIPGSYENMFATDGSGF